Proteins from a genomic interval of Actinoalloteichus hymeniacidonis:
- the menE gene encoding o-succinylbenzoate--CoA ligase, giving the protein MTLDTDHTAQTSDLVTRALARALDDGPALLPLPAEPEAERARLVAALRPEEPLEDDSVALIVPTSGSTGTPKGVLLSAASLRASATATHQRLGGPGRWLLALPARHIAGLQVLTRSLLAGRQPVLLDSAAGFRTDLFAAAARETLADGDRCYTSLVPTQLSRLVAENGPGLAELCRFDAVLCGGAATPPSLLAAARAAGVNVRTTYGMSETAGGCVYDGHPLDGVRFRPDRVGVAAPVGLSGPMLALGYRLDPEQSEASFAHGWFQTGDFGEMDEQGVLHIIGRTDELINTGGAKVAPQLVEQVLTAQPGVAEACVVGLPDPEWGAVVAALVVPTDPARPPAEEGLRAAVREKLGAVAAPKSYRLASELPLRGPGKVDRRAVRSLLSAEQQG; this is encoded by the coding sequence GTGACCCTGGATACCGACCACACCGCGCAGACATCCGACCTGGTGACCCGGGCACTCGCGCGGGCATTGGACGACGGTCCCGCACTGCTGCCGCTGCCCGCCGAGCCCGAAGCCGAGCGGGCGCGGCTCGTGGCCGCCCTGCGTCCGGAAGAACCGTTGGAAGACGATTCGGTGGCGCTGATCGTCCCCACCTCCGGCTCGACCGGAACCCCCAAGGGCGTGCTGCTCAGCGCGGCTTCCCTGCGTGCCTCCGCCACCGCGACCCACCAGCGGCTCGGCGGGCCGGGTCGGTGGCTGTTGGCCCTGCCCGCGCGGCATATCGCCGGTCTGCAGGTGCTGACCCGATCACTGTTGGCGGGCAGACAACCGGTGTTGTTGGACTCTGCGGCGGGCTTTCGAACCGATCTGTTCGCGGCGGCGGCCCGCGAGACCCTCGCCGACGGTGATCGGTGCTACACCTCGCTGGTGCCGACCCAGCTGTCCCGGCTCGTCGCCGAGAACGGTCCTGGCCTGGCGGAACTGTGTCGCTTCGATGCGGTGCTCTGCGGCGGTGCCGCCACCCCGCCATCGCTGCTTGCCGCGGCCCGCGCGGCCGGGGTCAACGTCCGCACCACCTACGGCATGAGCGAGACCGCCGGGGGTTGTGTGTACGACGGTCACCCGCTGGACGGGGTGCGGTTCCGCCCGGATCGGGTCGGGGTCGCGGCGCCCGTCGGCTTGTCCGGGCCGATGCTGGCCCTGGGATACCGACTCGATCCCGAGCAGAGCGAGGCGTCGTTCGCCCACGGCTGGTTCCAGACCGGCGACTTCGGCGAGATGGACGAACAGGGTGTGCTGCACATCATCGGGCGAACCGATGAGCTGATCAACACCGGTGGCGCCAAGGTCGCCCCGCAGCTGGTGGAGCAGGTGCTCACCGCTCAGCCGGGCGTCGCGGAGGCCTGCGTGGTGGGGCTGCCGGACCCGGAATGGGGCGCGGTGGTCGCAGCACTCGTGGTCCCCACCGATCCCGCCCGTCCGCCTGCGGAGGAGGGGTTGCGGGCGGCCGTGCGCGAGAAGCTCGGGGCCGTGGCGGCGCCCAAGAGCTATCGACTCGCCTCGGAACTGCCGTTGCGCGGACCCGGCAAGGTGGATCGGCGGGCCGTCCGCAGCCTGCTGTCGGCCGAGCAACAAGGTTGA
- a CDS encoding 1,4-dihydroxy-2-naphthoate polyprenyltransferase, with translation MATVAQWIEGARPKTLPNAVSPVLVGTGAAIGLGEFVWWMALGALCLSISLIVGVNYANDYSDGIRGTDAVRTGPLRLVGSGVAKPKQVLIAAIVSLSIAVAIGVALTVLSQQWWLAPVGLVCVAAAWFYTGGKRPYGYAGFGEVAVFVFFGLVAVLGTVFLQAGRVSGVDIGAAVAVGAFSSAVLVTNNLRDIKEDAVTGKRTLAVLLGDRDTRNLYLALMTVPFLITALIGFRNSWALLGFLAVPLAVPALRTVLGGATGKRLITALQQTGLTMLIWSAATGVALALA, from the coding sequence ATGGCGACAGTCGCACAGTGGATTGAGGGAGCCCGGCCGAAGACCCTGCCCAACGCCGTGTCTCCGGTATTGGTGGGCACCGGGGCAGCCATCGGGCTCGGCGAGTTCGTATGGTGGATGGCGCTCGGCGCGCTGTGCCTGTCGATCTCGCTGATCGTCGGGGTCAACTACGCCAACGACTACTCGGACGGAATCCGAGGGACTGACGCCGTTCGAACCGGTCCGCTGCGGCTGGTGGGCTCCGGAGTGGCGAAGCCGAAGCAGGTGTTGATCGCTGCCATCGTGAGTCTGAGCATCGCCGTGGCGATCGGGGTGGCGCTGACCGTGCTGTCCCAGCAATGGTGGCTGGCACCGGTCGGACTGGTGTGTGTGGCCGCGGCCTGGTTCTACACCGGCGGCAAGCGGCCCTACGGCTACGCGGGCTTCGGCGAGGTCGCCGTCTTCGTCTTCTTCGGGCTGGTCGCCGTGTTGGGCACCGTCTTCCTCCAAGCAGGCCGGGTCAGCGGTGTGGACATCGGCGCGGCGGTGGCGGTGGGTGCGTTCTCCAGCGCCGTGTTGGTGACCAACAACCTGCGTGACATCAAGGAGGACGCGGTCACCGGGAAGCGGACCCTCGCGGTGCTTTTAGGAGACCGCGACACCAGAAACCTCTACCTGGCACTGATGACGGTCCCGTTCCTGATCACGGCCCTGATCGGTTTCCGCAACAGCTGGGCGCTGTTGGGCTTCCTCGCGGTCCCGCTCGCGGTGCCCGCGCTGCGGACCGTGCTCGGCGGGGCCACGGGCAAGCGATTGATCACCGCACTCCAACAGACCGGGTTGACCATGTTGATCTGGTCGGCCGCGACCGGAGTGGCCCTGGCCCTGGCCTGA
- a CDS encoding PLP-dependent cysteine synthase family protein, which produces MTVVDRCSPVNRSWASEAVRIIEADANRSADTHLLRYPLPMDWGIDLYLKDESTHPTGSLKHRLARSLFLYALCNGWINADTVIIEASSGSTAVSEAYFARLLGLRFIAVMPRSTSRQKIALIEREGGRCHFVDSPDAIYREARRLATELDGHYLDQFTHAERATDWRGNNNIAESVFEQMALESHPEPAWIVVGAGTGGTSATIGRYIRYRRHDTRLAVVDPEHSVFFDAWRTGNPALVGNRGSMIEGIGRPRVEPSFVGQVIDRMIKVPDAASIATIRYVADILGRRVGGSTGTNLWGAFQLIGQLRARGRTGSVVTLLCDGGERYAHTYFADDWVAEQGMDLGPYTETLAGFHRSGEWREPGGHPVSRDGVQNSGER; this is translated from the coding sequence GTGACCGTTGTCGATCGCTGTAGCCCGGTGAACCGAAGCTGGGCCAGCGAGGCGGTGCGCATCATCGAGGCGGATGCCAATCGCAGCGCGGACACCCATCTACTGCGGTACCCGCTGCCGATGGACTGGGGAATCGACCTCTATCTCAAGGACGAGTCGACCCATCCGACCGGCTCACTCAAACACCGGCTGGCCCGTTCGCTGTTCCTCTATGCGCTCTGCAACGGGTGGATCAACGCGGACACCGTCATCATCGAGGCGTCCTCGGGTTCCACCGCCGTATCGGAGGCGTATTTCGCTCGTCTGCTCGGCCTGCGTTTCATCGCGGTGATGCCGAGATCGACGAGCAGACAGAAGATCGCGCTGATCGAACGCGAGGGCGGCCGCTGTCATTTCGTCGACTCGCCGGATGCGATCTACCGCGAGGCCAGACGGCTCGCCACCGAACTCGATGGGCACTACCTGGACCAGTTCACGCACGCAGAGCGCGCCACGGACTGGCGGGGCAACAACAACATCGCCGAATCGGTGTTCGAGCAGATGGCCCTGGAGTCCCATCCCGAACCCGCCTGGATCGTGGTCGGGGCGGGCACCGGCGGTACCAGCGCGACCATCGGACGCTATATCCGCTACCGCAGGCACGACACCCGGCTGGCCGTGGTCGACCCGGAGCACTCCGTCTTCTTCGACGCCTGGCGGACCGGGAATCCGGCGCTGGTCGGCAATCGCGGTTCGATGATCGAGGGCATCGGGCGGCCCAGGGTCGAACCGTCCTTCGTCGGCCAGGTCATCGACCGGATGATCAAGGTCCCCGATGCGGCGTCGATCGCGACGATCCGGTACGTCGCCGACATCCTGGGCAGAAGGGTCGGCGGCTCGACGGGAACGAATCTCTGGGGTGCCTTCCAACTCATCGGGCAACTGCGTGCGCGGGGGCGCACCGGCAGCGTGGTGACCCTGCTGTGTGACGGCGGGGAGCGCTACGCCCACACCTATTTCGCCGACGACTGGGTTGCGGAGCAGGGCATGGATCTCGGGCCCTACACCGAGACGCTGGCCGGGTTCCACCGGTCCGGCGAATGGAGAGAGCCCGGCGGACATCCGGTGTCCCGGGACGGCGTGCAGAATTCGGGGGAACGATGA
- a CDS encoding DUF4229 domain-containing protein: protein MSSNDAVAGRVTDEAETPQDAAPARKSRLAVDLTIYTAARLLAVAVPAGLLIMIDTPVLVAFAVALVLGLGLSLVLLRPLRAKVAVGIDEYTARRRAARQELEAQLRGEDRPRGSSAP from the coding sequence GTGAGCTCGAATGATGCTGTGGCCGGCAGGGTCACCGATGAGGCCGAAACGCCGCAGGACGCCGCGCCCGCCCGCAAGAGCAGACTCGCCGTCGATCTGACGATCTACACGGCGGCCAGATTGTTGGCGGTGGCCGTTCCGGCGGGCCTGTTGATCATGATCGACACCCCCGTGCTGGTGGCCTTCGCGGTCGCGCTGGTGCTCGGCCTCGGGTTGTCGCTGGTTCTGCTTCGACCGTTGCGGGCCAAGGTCGCGGTGGGCATCGACGAGTACACCGCGCGTCGACGTGCCGCCCGGCAGGAGCTGGAGGCTCAGCTGCGCGGCGAGGATCGGCCACGCGGCTCAAGCGCGCCCTGA
- a CDS encoding Lrp/AsnC family transcriptional regulator — translation MDSVDRRIIAALRVNGRATYADLGRQVGLSASAVHERVGKLESAGVITGYHAVVDPRTVGLGVTALVGIQPSDVGDDEQIADALGRLAEVESCYAVAGDEAFVVKIRVATMDDLERALGRLRRIEGVARTRTTVVLSTRFEGRPNDPDEQWAATPARLDP, via the coding sequence ATGGACAGTGTGGACCGGCGGATCATCGCGGCGCTACGGGTTAACGGGCGCGCAACCTACGCGGACCTGGGCAGACAGGTGGGATTGTCCGCGTCCGCAGTCCATGAGCGGGTGGGAAAACTGGAATCCGCGGGCGTGATCACGGGCTACCACGCCGTGGTCGACCCCAGGACCGTCGGACTCGGGGTGACCGCGCTGGTGGGCATCCAGCCCAGTGATGTGGGCGACGACGAGCAGATCGCCGACGCGCTGGGGCGGCTCGCCGAGGTCGAATCCTGTTACGCGGTCGCGGGAGACGAGGCCTTCGTCGTCAAGATCAGGGTGGCGACCATGGACGACCTGGAGCGCGCCCTGGGACGACTCCGGCGGATCGAGGGGGTGGCCCGCACCAGGACCACCGTGGTGCTCTCGACTCGCTTCGAGGGCCGACCGAACGATCCCGACGAGCAATGGGCCGCCACACCCGCTCGACTCGATCCGTAG
- a CDS encoding BldC family transcriptional regulator, protein MTGSVQHVEQYSADRLLTPGEVASMFRVDPKTVTRWATAGRIGSIRTPGGHRRFRESEVKALLSNLTREASSPVTLH, encoded by the coding sequence GTGACTGGGTCCGTCCAACACGTCGAGCAGTATTCCGCCGACCGGCTGCTGACCCCTGGCGAAGTCGCCTCGATGTTCCGCGTTGACCCGAAGACGGTGACCCGCTGGGCCACCGCCGGTCGGATCGGATCGATTCGGACGCCCGGCGGTCATCGCCGGTTTCGCGAATCCGAGGTGAAGGCCCTGTTGTCGAATCTCACGCGCGAAGCCAGCTCGCCGGTCACGCTGCACTGA
- a CDS encoding MinD/ParA family ATP-binding protein: MTGRQDEPESPTESMWQPPIGGQQQAEGHGYYGEQNPAGAQADPSGSGPYPVEGAQSGPYYVEQGSGPYPVEAPSGPYPVDAASGPYPVEPPSGPYPVDPASGPYPVNSGGYYGDPSVSGPHQQAAGYGAAAPGPHQGQAYGGYPQQQQQQAPGAQGKGPTQDLSSARLLRQAKRPPQGGWRRMLYKASGHTVNLGESPAERKRRELIARINQPLQGCYKIAMLSLKGGVGKTTTTATLGSTFASLRGDRVIAVDANPDRGTLSQKIPLETTATVRHLLRDAQRIRKYSDVRAYTSQGPSRLEVLASEQDPAVSEAFSEDDYRRSVTLLEHFYNVVLTDCGTGLMHSAMRGVLDVADSLIIVSSGSIDGARSASATLDWLDAHGYRNLVSRSVAVINSVRPGSGKVDLDKLTQHFAARCRAVCRVPFDAHLEEGAEIELDRLAPDTRLGLLELAATVADDFPQAVSRARTS, translated from the coding sequence GTGACCGGACGGCAAGACGAGCCCGAGTCGCCCACGGAGTCGATGTGGCAGCCGCCAATCGGGGGGCAGCAGCAGGCCGAGGGGCACGGCTACTACGGGGAGCAGAATCCTGCCGGGGCGCAGGCGGATCCATCGGGGTCCGGTCCCTACCCGGTGGAGGGCGCGCAATCCGGGCCCTACTACGTCGAACAGGGGTCGGGTCCCTATCCGGTGGAGGCACCATCCGGTCCTTACCCGGTCGACGCGGCATCCGGTCCCTACCCGGTCGAGCCGCCTTCCGGGCCGTACCCCGTCGACCCGGCATCCGGTCCCTACCCGGTGAACTCGGGCGGCTATTACGGCGACCCGTCGGTCTCGGGACCGCACCAGCAGGCAGCCGGTTACGGCGCCGCAGCTCCCGGGCCACACCAGGGTCAGGCCTACGGCGGCTACCCACAGCAGCAACAACAGCAGGCACCCGGTGCGCAGGGCAAGGGCCCGACCCAGGACCTGTCCTCGGCACGATTGCTCCGGCAGGCCAAGCGACCGCCGCAGGGCGGCTGGCGCCGGATGCTCTACAAGGCCAGCGGCCACACCGTGAACCTCGGGGAGAGCCCCGCCGAGCGCAAGCGCCGCGAGCTGATCGCCCGGATCAACCAGCCCCTGCAGGGTTGTTACAAGATCGCGATGTTGAGCCTCAAGGGTGGCGTCGGCAAGACGACCACCACGGCCACGCTCGGATCGACCTTCGCCTCGCTGCGGGGTGACCGGGTGATCGCGGTGGACGCCAACCCCGACCGGGGAACGCTGAGCCAGAAGATCCCGCTGGAGACCACCGCCACGGTCCGCCATCTGTTGCGGGACGCGCAGCGCATTCGCAAGTACAGCGATGTGCGTGCCTACACCTCGCAGGGCCCCAGCAGGCTCGAGGTGCTGGCCAGCGAACAGGATCCGGCGGTCTCCGAGGCGTTCAGCGAGGACGACTACCGACGTTCGGTGACCCTGCTCGAACACTTCTACAACGTGGTCCTCACCGACTGCGGAACCGGCCTGATGCACTCGGCGATGCGTGGCGTGCTGGACGTCGCCGATTCGCTGATCATCGTGTCGTCCGGTTCCATCGACGGGGCGCGTAGCGCTTCGGCGACGCTGGACTGGCTGGACGCGCACGGCTACCGCAACCTGGTCTCCCGCTCGGTCGCGGTGATCAACTCGGTGCGGCCGGGGTCCGGCAAGGTCGACTTGGACAAGCTCACCCAGCACTTCGCGGCCCGCTGCCGCGCGGTCTGCCGGGTTCCGTTCGACGCGCATCTCGAAGAGGGCGCGGAGATCGAATTGGACCGTCTCGCGCCGGACACCCGGCTGGGACTGCTGGAACTCGCCGCCACGGTGGCAGACGACTTCCCGCAGGCGGTCAGCCGGGCACGTACCAGCTGA
- the ccsB gene encoding c-type cytochrome biogenesis protein CcsB has protein sequence MPVDETLSTYSDLCLASALIIYVFALLLQAAEYGFTRKTAADNKRAALVGAGGGSSTADAGADTASPATPQRRPLPERLGRMGVSLTVLGALVQLSSLVLRGLSTGRVPWGNMYEYTSALSLAAVVAWLIVLRKHPVRVLGVFVLLPVFILYFLAGTVLYADAAPLVPSLQSIWIVIHVSAAIIGSGIFLVSGAMSVAYLIKTAHDSKPRRFAFVGARLPAASTLDRVAYRSAVFAFPVLTFGIICGAIWAEAAWGRFWGWDPKETVAFICWVIYAGYLHARATTGWRGVPAAWINVLAFSVNIFNLFFINLVIAGLHSYASVG, from the coding sequence ATGCCGGTCGACGAGACCCTGTCCACCTACAGCGACCTGTGTCTGGCCAGCGCGCTGATCATCTATGTGTTCGCGCTGTTGTTGCAGGCCGCCGAATACGGCTTCACCCGCAAGACCGCGGCGGACAACAAGCGTGCCGCGCTCGTCGGCGCGGGCGGCGGCTCCTCGACGGCCGATGCAGGCGCGGACACCGCAAGCCCGGCGACCCCGCAGCGCAGGCCGTTGCCGGAGCGCCTGGGCCGGATGGGCGTCTCCCTGACCGTTCTCGGCGCCCTCGTGCAGCTCTCCTCGCTGGTGCTGCGCGGCCTGTCCACCGGCCGGGTGCCGTGGGGCAACATGTACGAGTACACCTCGGCTTTGTCGTTGGCCGCCGTGGTGGCCTGGCTGATCGTGCTGCGCAAGCACCCGGTCCGGGTGCTCGGCGTCTTCGTCCTGCTGCCGGTGTTCATCCTGTACTTCCTCGCGGGCACCGTGCTCTATGCCGACGCCGCGCCGCTGGTGCCGTCGTTGCAGTCGATCTGGATCGTCATCCACGTGTCGGCCGCCATCATCGGCAGCGGGATCTTCCTGGTCTCCGGCGCCATGAGCGTCGCCTATCTGATCAAGACGGCGCACGATTCGAAGCCCAGACGCTTCGCGTTCGTCGGCGCCAGACTGCCCGCCGCGAGCACCCTGGACCGGGTCGCCTACCGCAGCGCCGTCTTCGCGTTCCCGGTGCTCACCTTCGGCATCATCTGCGGCGCGATCTGGGCCGAGGCCGCGTGGGGCCGCTTCTGGGGCTGGGACCCGAAGGAGACGGTCGCCTTCATCTGCTGGGTCATCTACGCGGGCTACCTGCATGCCAGGGCGACCACCGGATGGCGCGGCGTTCCCGCAGCCTGGATCAACGTGCTCGCGTTCTCGGTGAACATCTTCAATCTGTTCTTCATCAACCTGGTGATCGCAGGCTTGCATTCCTACGCCTCAGTTGGTTGA
- a CDS encoding cytochrome c biogenesis protein ResB — MTTGRPSRLRSVLAFLRNTWRGLTTMRTALTLLFLLALASVPGALLPQESVNPALVDDFYADYPSIAPLLNALGMFDVFASVWFAAIYVLLFISLIGCLLPRTLEHAKTLRAAPVLVPRRLTRMPHHRVAVVTSDVEAVQAGVDERLRGWRRITRTESDGATTISAERGYLREVGNLAFHFALLGLLVSVAAGRLLGYEGQVIVKTDSEFCNSGIYAYDSFTPGITVDGTQLNPFCLQVHSFDAEYLHTGQAVAFESEISYQEGEDLADGTWRDYLLEVNHPLRLGTDRVYLLGNGYAPEFTVTFPDGQERVGNVQWRPVDLTTMLSEGATKFDPPDTFDEQERRENQIAVTGLLAPTPVLTEEGLLTSGFPDLNEPMVAVDVMRGDLGNNSGRGQSIFEIDAQMVEDGELERVARENLAVGEQIDLPDGTSVRFDGVQRWVSLQVSYDPAQFWVLVASVVILGGLGLSLGVKRRRLWVRLTPQTDGPDAGRTVVEFGGLARTDQAGYGEEFHQLTTELLDRLGDAGVPSPSTSQSGNAVSNTTSAGSEESDPPSSPTEAAQPPDDAKTSDTAVSDGMGAVAVPPEDEPDSARGKDT, encoded by the coding sequence ATGACGACGGGACGGCCGTCGCGGCTCAGGTCGGTCTTGGCATTCCTGCGCAACACCTGGCGTGGTCTCACGACCATGCGCACCGCGCTGACCCTGCTGTTCCTGTTGGCGCTTGCCTCGGTCCCAGGGGCCCTGCTGCCACAGGAATCGGTCAATCCGGCGCTCGTCGACGACTTCTACGCCGACTATCCGTCGATCGCGCCGCTGTTGAACGCGCTCGGGATGTTCGACGTGTTCGCCAGCGTCTGGTTCGCCGCGATCTACGTGCTGCTGTTCATCTCGCTGATCGGCTGCCTGCTGCCGCGCACCCTCGAACATGCCAAGACGCTGCGCGCTGCGCCGGTCCTGGTGCCGAGGCGTCTGACCCGAATGCCACATCACCGCGTTGCGGTCGTGACCTCGGATGTCGAGGCCGTGCAGGCGGGCGTCGACGAGCGGCTTCGCGGTTGGCGACGGATCACCCGCACCGAATCCGACGGTGCCACCACCATCAGCGCCGAGCGCGGCTACCTCCGCGAGGTCGGCAACCTCGCCTTCCACTTCGCGCTGCTGGGCCTGTTGGTCTCGGTGGCCGCAGGCAGACTGCTCGGCTACGAGGGCCAGGTCATCGTCAAGACCGACAGCGAGTTCTGCAATTCCGGCATCTACGCCTACGACTCGTTCACACCGGGCATCACGGTGGACGGCACCCAGCTGAACCCGTTCTGCCTGCAGGTGCACAGCTTCGACGCCGAGTACCTGCACACCGGGCAGGCCGTGGCCTTCGAGTCGGAGATCTCCTACCAGGAGGGCGAGGACCTGGCCGACGGCACCTGGCGGGACTACCTGCTGGAGGTCAACCACCCGCTGCGCCTGGGCACCGACCGCGTCTACCTGCTGGGCAACGGATACGCCCCCGAGTTCACCGTGACCTTCCCGGATGGGCAGGAACGGGTCGGCAACGTGCAGTGGCGACCGGTGGACCTGACCACGATGCTCTCGGAGGGCGCGACCAAGTTCGACCCGCCGGACACCTTCGATGAGCAGGAGCGTCGGGAGAACCAGATCGCGGTGACCGGTCTGCTGGCTCCGACACCCGTGCTCACCGAGGAAGGCCTGCTGACCTCCGGCTTCCCCGACCTGAACGAGCCCATGGTCGCCGTCGACGTCATGCGCGGCGATCTCGGGAACAACTCCGGGCGCGGGCAGTCGATCTTCGAGATCGATGCGCAGATGGTCGAGGACGGCGAGCTGGAGCGGGTGGCCAGGGAGAACCTGGCCGTCGGCGAGCAGATCGACCTGCCGGACGGCACCTCGGTGCGGTTCGACGGCGTGCAGCGTTGGGTCTCCTTGCAGGTCTCCTACGACCCCGCGCAGTTCTGGGTGTTGGTCGCCAGCGTGGTCATCCTCGGCGGTCTCGGCTTGTCGCTGGGTGTGAAGCGGCGCCGCCTGTGGGTGCGGCTCACCCCGCAGACCGATGGCCCCGACGCCGGTCGTACCGTTGTCGAATTCGGTGGACTCGCCCGGACCGACCAGGCCGGATACGGCGAGGAATTCCACCAGCTGACCACCGAACTGCTGGACAGGCTCGGTGACGCGGGCGTGCCGTCGCCGAGTACCTCGCAGTCCGGGAACGCGGTGTCGAACACGACCTCGGCAGGCTCCGAGGAGTCGGATCCGCCGTCGTCACCGACCGAGGCGGCGCAGCCGCCCGATGACGCGAAGACGTCGGACACGGCCGTGTCCGACGGGATGGGGGCGGTTGCGGTGCCGCCCGAGGACGAGCCGGATTCGGCTCGGGGGAAGGACACCTGA
- a CDS encoding cytochrome c biogenesis CcdA family protein has product MDPFEFVISGPLVLAMGVAALAGLVSFASPCVVPLVPGYLAYLAGLVGAEAPETRPVPAGGVVEAGSATATPAAPDSDGRPSRSGRLRVAGAAGLFVLGFTVVFLFSTVVLLGLTDLIFANQPVLQRVGGVITIAMGLVFLGFVPALQRDVRVHRRLGAGVWGAPLLGGVFGLGWTPCIGPTLAGVIAVTASTDTDGGMMARGISLVIAYCLGLGLPFVLLALGAGWALRGGDWLRRNSRKIQIVGGVLLIVVGVMLVTGLWNVLISLIQGPIASFEVPL; this is encoded by the coding sequence GTGGACCCCTTCGAGTTCGTCATCTCAGGGCCGTTGGTACTGGCCATGGGAGTCGCCGCGCTTGCGGGTCTGGTGAGCTTCGCCTCGCCGTGTGTGGTCCCCCTCGTTCCCGGCTACCTCGCCTATCTCGCAGGCCTGGTCGGTGCCGAGGCCCCGGAGACCAGACCCGTGCCAGCGGGCGGCGTCGTCGAGGCGGGCTCGGCGACGGCCACACCGGCCGCACCCGACAGCGACGGACGGCCTTCCCGCTCGGGCAGACTCCGGGTCGCGGGCGCCGCCGGATTGTTCGTCCTTGGGTTCACCGTCGTCTTCCTGTTCAGCACCGTCGTACTGCTCGGTCTGACCGACCTGATCTTCGCCAACCAGCCGGTGTTGCAACGGGTCGGCGGCGTGATCACCATCGCGATGGGCCTGGTCTTCCTCGGTTTCGTCCCGGCGCTGCAACGCGACGTGCGGGTGCACCGCAGACTCGGCGCAGGCGTGTGGGGAGCACCGCTGCTCGGCGGGGTCTTCGGCTTGGGCTGGACGCCCTGCATCGGCCCGACACTGGCAGGCGTGATCGCCGTGACCGCGTCCACCGACACCGACGGCGGCATGATGGCCCGGGGCATCAGCCTGGTCATCGCCTACTGCCTCGGCCTCGGACTGCCGTTCGTGCTGCTCGCGCTCGGCGCAGGCTGGGCGTTGCGCGGCGGTGACTGGCTACGCCGAAACAGCAGGAAGATCCAGATTGTGGGTGGCGTGTTGCTGATCGTGGTGGGGGTCATGCTCGTCACCGGGTTGTGGAATGTGCTGATCAGCCTGATCCAGGGGCCGATCGCGAGCTTCGAGGTACCGCTATGA